One window of the Oncorhynchus mykiss isolate Arlee chromosome 5, USDA_OmykA_1.1, whole genome shotgun sequence genome contains the following:
- the LOC110524282 gene encoding relaxin-3 receptor 1-like, with product MQRDLRMNDSAMQQNDSAQTLAPEVCEQVLEDNAGLGYGGSTGNLSLRCWLYFLSKESILELQGDGSSITVRVMIALVYSVVCALGLVGNSLALYLLHSRHSQKQSSINCFVMGLALTDLQFVLTLPFWAIDTALDFRWPFGKVMCKIISSVTVMNMYASVFFLTAMSVARYYAVTTALKMHSRRAAAAGAKWISLGIWVVSLLVTLPHAIYSTSAQLYDEELCLVRFSESGSWDPQLLLGLYQLQKVLLGFLIPLVVITVCYLLLLRFVLSQRISGATSSEGSEGRHKHRSKVTKSVAIVVLSFFLCWLPNQALTLWGALIKFDLVHFSNAYYNAQNYTFPLTVCLAHTNSCLNPVLYCIIRREYRTGLKELLLRATPSPRSLANLLPRKAKVAEAPPDMVLVQMDV from the coding sequence ATGCAGAGGGATTTGCGAATGAATGACTCAGCCATGCAACAGAATGACAGTGCACAGACCCTGGCACCAGAGGTTTGTGAGCAGGTGCTGGAGGATAATGCTGGACTGGGTTACGGTGGCTCTACTGGTAACCTGTCGCTGCGGTGCTGGCTATATTTCTTAAGCAAGGAATCTATCCTGGAACTGCAGGGCGATGGCTCCAGCATCACAGTGCGTGTGATGATAGCTCTGGTGTACTCCGTCGTGTGTGCACTGGGGCTAGTGGGGAACTCTCTGGCACTCTACCTGCTTCACTCACGCCACAGTCAGAAGCAGTCGTCCATCAACTGCTTTGTAATGGGCTTGGCTCTCACCGACCTGCAGTTTGTTCTCACACTCCCTTTTTGGGCTATTGACACGGCTCTGGACTTCCGCTGGCCCTTCGGCAAAGTAATGTGTAAGATCATCAGCTCCGTGACCGTCATGAACATGTACGCCAGCGTCTTCTTCCTGACTGCCATGAGTGTGGCACGGTACTACGCGGTGACCACGGCCCTCAAGATGCACAGCAGGCGGGCAGCGGCGGCTGGTGCCAAGTGGATCAGCCTGGGCATCTGGGTAGTGTCGCTGCTGGTCACCCTGCCCCATGCCATCTACTCCACCAGTGCCCAGCTGTACGACGAGGAGTTGTGTTTGGTGCGATTCTCTGAGTCGGGCAGCTGGGACCCTCAGCTGCTCCTGGGGCTGTACCAGCTACAGAAGGTACTGCTGGGCTTTCTCATCCCCTTGGTGGTCATCACTGTGTGTTACCTGCTGCTTCTGCGCTTCGTGCTGAGCCAACGCATCAGCGGAGCGACCAGCTCGGAGGGCTCGGAAGGCCGCCACAAGCACCGCTCCAAAGTCACCAAGTCGGTGGCCATCGTGGTGCTGTCCTTTTTTCTGTGCTGGCTGCCCAACCAGGCGCTGACACTGTGGGGCGCGCTGATTAAGTTTGACCTGGTGCACTTCAGCAACGCATATTACAACGCCCAGAACTACACCTTCCCTCTGACTGTATGTCTGGCTCACACCAACAGCTGCCTCAACCCTGTGTTGTACTGCATAATTCGCCGTGAGTACCGCACAGGCCTCAAAGAGCTGCTGCTGCGCGCCACACCCTCCCCAAGGAGCCTGGCCAACCTGCTGCCCCGCAAGGCCAAGGTGGCAGAGGCTCCCCCTGACATGGTGCTGGTCCAGATGGATGTTTGA